The Mytilus trossulus isolate FHL-02 chromosome 13, PNRI_Mtr1.1.1.hap1, whole genome shotgun sequence genome has a segment encoding these proteins:
- the LOC134693930 gene encoding protein CNPPD1-like: MSYFRFPCPLGESDMLDYHKDDHDALTERFRKTLYYGKMPNTERPSLPLTDIAVELFQERAPRKLGKIDQYMVAAASRENCISPSTMMMGMIYTNRLQTKNPEYLQQISSSDLFLISMMMASKFMYDEGIDEEVFNDEWADSVDMETEEINQMEREFLSAIDWNLFVSDKEFGKVLHNIETRIALQNGIDRGWFTYTDLLVLSHDAKFLAISQEISKVILVSSLTYLTGILTMIGSTVLVTAATATLGPIILHSQGRLTPLPITGVLPVRDAITDENVTQEEPKLPIDQKPSFTKESIDYMLAELMTVVSLPTTFVKFWYSAMDQIKSGTVSSSAKEKQTQNLFCSNGPCLPSSARPNCKNVTEDSQEWDLWDYCTDCQSCQKNSRRNLQHGKQIQGALNDEMSGLRMCKSQKFDCAVKCCCEQGSSWTLTDTLSSTMFPDVPGFNTGLHFPIYVTT, encoded by the exons ATGTCTTATTTTCGTTTCCCCTGCCCTTTAGGGGAATCGGATATGTTAGACTACCACAAGGAT GATCATGATGCTTTAACAGAAAGATTTAGAAAGACTTTGTATTACGGAAAGATGCCCAACACAGAAAGACCCTCGTTACCTCTAACAG atATTGCAGTGGAACTGTTTCAAGAAAGAGCTCCTCGTAAACTTGGAAAAATTGACCAATATATGGTGGCTGCCGCAAGCAG aGAGAACTGTATATCTCCTTCTACTATGATGATGGGTATGATCTATACTAACAGACTTCAGACAAAGAATCCGGAATACCTACAACAAATATCCTCCTCTGACCTCTTTCTTATTTCAATG atgATGGCTTCCAAGTTTATGTATGATGAAGGTATAGATGAAGAAGTCTTTAACGATGAATGGGCAGACTCAGTTGACATGGAAACAGAGGAAATTAATCAAATGGAACGAGAATTTCTATCAGCCATT GACTGGAATTTATTTGTTAGTGACAAAGAATTCGGCAAGGTGCTTCATAACATTGAAACAAG GATAGCGTTACAAAATGGAATAGACAGGGGATGGTTTACGTATACAGATTTATTGGTGCTATCACATGATGCTAAATTCCTGGCCATTAGTCAGGAAATCTCCAAG GTCATACTGGTTTCCTCCTTGACCTACCTGACTGGTATCCTAACAATGATTGGTTCTACAGTGTTGGTAACTGCTGCTACAGCAACATTAGGTCCCATCATCCTACATTCACAAGGCAGATTAACTCCCCTTCCCATCACAGGTGTGCTTCCTGTTAGAGACGCTATCACTGATGAGAATGTGACACAGGAAGAACCTAAGTTACCAATTGACCAAAAACCAAGTTTTACCAAAGAATCCATTGATTACATGTTAGCAGAATTGATGACTGTTGTGTCTTTACCCACCACATTTGTCAAGTTCTGGTACTCAGCAATGGATCAAATTAAATCAGGAACAGTATCTTCAAGTGCAAAGGAAAAACAAACACAGAACTTATTTTGTTCAAACGGGCCTTGCCTTCCTTCGTCTGCTAGACCTAATTGTAAGAATGTAACTGAAGATTCACAAGAATGGGATTTATGGGACTATTGTACCGATTGCCAATCATGTCAGAAAAACTCTCGGCGGAATCTACAACACGGAAAACAAATACAGGGTGCTTTGAATGACGAAATGTCAGGACTTCGAATGTGCAAGAGCCAGAAATTTGATTGCGCTGTTAAATGTTGTTGTGAACAGGGAAGCAGTTGGACGTTAACTGATACTCTTTCTAGTACTATGTTTCCAGATGTACCTGGCTTTAATACTGGTTTACATTTTCCTATATATGTAACAACTTAA
- the LOC134695232 gene encoding uncharacterized protein LOC134695232, whose product MGENSGLVRIIIFGVIGLLVAAAFIGIVLVAVSLKKLASEEIGVKYDTLKKKLHDSTDREGLHLGPPGFNYIIFPSVYKSITFDDLQCYNKDGIKITLDVTYQYKVRSANLKRIILDFRNQTGYLKVLEYAGRSALHEACSYFNTSQFQAERALFQEKVREQIIKRYKDLQADITDLQVSNIARPSEYESAIRSKERAREDIQVAYNERPRLLTEAQTKKREAETQAKIIVDKAESDARILSNKAQTEAQAIIAQYEKESESYKKIVDAMGLNFTIDGFISYLGVRVIADAKNAVYIGLDSPAKTVYP is encoded by the exons ATGGGTGAAAATAGTGGATTAGTTCGTATAATAATCTTTGGTGTGATTGGTTTACTCGTAGCTGCAGCTTTCATAGGTATAGTTCTAGTAGCTGTATCATTGAAAAAACTGGCGTCTGAGGAAA TCGGTGTAAAGTACGATACACTGAAGAAAAAGTTACATGATAGCACTGACAGAGAAGGTTTACACTTGGGGCCTCCTGGTTTCAATTATATTATCTTTCCCAGTGTTTACAAATCAATCACATTCGACGACTTACAG TGTTACAACAAAGATGGAATTAAAATAACCTTAGACGTTACGTACCAATATAAAGTCAGATCGGCCAACTTGAAGAGAATTATTTTGGACTTCAGAAACCAAACTGGTTATCTCAAAGTCCTTGAATATGCAG GAAGATCCGCTTTACACGAAGCTTGTAGCTACTTCAACACATCACAGTTCCAGGCCGAGCGGGCATTATTCCAGGAAAAAGTCAGAGAACAAATAATAAAGAGATATAAAGACCTTCAGGCTGACATCACTGACCTTCAG GTGAGCAACATAGCGAGACCATCCGAATATGAGAGTGCCATTAGAAGCAAGGAAAGAGCTAGAGAAGATATTCAAGTCGCTTACAATGAACGCCCACGACTTCTAACAGAGGCACAGACAAAGAAACGTGAGGCTGAAACACAAGCCAAGATTATTGTGGATAAAGCGGAATCGGATGCTCGTATTTTATCCAACAA AGCACAGACTGAAGCTCAGGCCATAATTGCCCAATATGAGAAAGAGTCTGAGTCCTACAAGAAGATCGTTGATGCTATGGGACTTAATTTCACCATCGATGGGTTCATTTCATATCTTGGTGTACGAGTTATCGCTGATGCGAAGAACGCTGTCTATATTGGATTGGACAGCCCAGCAAAAACTGTATACCCATAA